ATAGTTGCGCGTCGCCCTTCGCCCCGTATCGTCCCCAGCAGTGATCCCGACTGCGCGGAGAAGGATCGGTATGACCGACGATGTGGTGCGACGCGTTTTCCGGATGGTCGACTCGTTCGACCCCGACGAGTTCGTGCGGTTGCTGGCCGAGGACGCCACGCTGGTGTTCGGCAACGCCGAGCCGATGACGGGACGTGAGGCCATCGCCGCCGGGCTGCGGGCGTTCTTCTCCACCATCGGCGGGCTGCGGCACCGGATCGTCAGGAACTGGCAGGTGGACGCCGACATCATCGCCGAGACCGAGGTGACCTACCGGCGGCTCGACGGCGAGGACGCCACCGTCGTGGCCGTGTCGATCTGGCGCACCCGCGACGACGGTCTGATCACGGACTACCGCATATTCGTCGACCTCGCCCCCGTCTACAGGGTCTAGGGCTCCGGTCGCGGCTTTCGTCAGGCGCACGCCGTCGTTCGCACGCCGTCGTTCGTTCGCGGGAGCCTCCTGGCCGCCGTGGATCCTGCCGAACTTCCGATTGCAAGAAATAAACTAATTAACGCAGAATTCATATCTAAACAGGAAAAAATGGGATAAATGGGGTCGCGGGCGAAGGGGTAGATCGTTAGGGTGTGGGGCGTGGCTGGAACGGGGGATCTTGGCCGTGTCTGTCGGTTCGGGCCCGGGGGCGCAGTGGCCCTCGACCGCCCACGTGAGAAAAACTCGTCAACCGGGAACACCGTGATCTTCATCGGTGGCGAAGACGGCTACGGCCGGTGGCGGCTCACCACTCCCGCCGCCGCGAGCCGACCGGCTGAACGGCTTTCCCGATCCCCTCACCTCCAGGTCCATCCGGGCTGAGGCGCTACCCGGATGTCCCCGTACGGCATCGCGTGAGCCGTACGGAGCCTTCCCGTCCGTGCGGCCTGTGCAGAGACGCCGGCGGACGTCCCCCTAGGAAAGGACCTCTCCTTTGTCGCGATCCATGCGGCTCTTACGTGCCCTGGTGACGGCCACCGTCGCCACGGCCGTCGTCTTCTCCTCCAACGCCGCCCATGCGGGCGGCCCGGCGAACCCCCCAACTGCGGCCGAACCCACTCCGCCGCCCAAGATCCCGGCAGCGGTCCGGAACAGCGTGGCCGACGGACGGGTCGCCACCTTCTGGGTGCGCCTCGCCAAGCGGGCGGATCTCGGCACCGTGGCGGGGAAGCAGACCCGCGCGGGGCGGGCCACGGAGGTGATCCGCATCCGTAAGGAGGCGGCCGACTCCTCCCAGAAGCAGGTCATCGCCATCCTGCGCGCCGCCCACGCCGACTTCACGTCGTTCTGGATCTCCAACACGGTCAGGGTGACCGGCGACGGCGCGCTGCTGGAGCGGCTCGCCGCGTTGCCCGAGGTGGCGAAGATCGAGGCGGACGTCCCGGTCGTCATTCCGGAACCCATCGTGGCCCCACGGGCGCAGGCCACGGTGGACGGCGTCGAGTGGAACGTCGACAAGATCGGTGCCGACCAGGTGTGGAGCGAGTTCTCCGACCGCGGCCAGGGCATCGTGGTCGCCAACATCGACACCGGCGTCCAGTGGGACCACCCCGCCCTGCTCGGTCAGTACCGGGGCAACTCCGGCGGCAGCGTGAACCACAACTACGCCTGGTTCAACCCGGCGGGAGGGTGCCCCACGGCGGCGCCGTGCGACACCAACGGGCACGGCACGCACACGATGGGGACGATGGCCGGAGACGACGGCGGTACGAACAAGATCGGCGTCGCTCCCGGGGTGAAGTGGATCGCGGCCAAGGGGTGTGAGGGTGAGACCTGCTCGGCGGCCACCCTGCTGGCGGCCGGTCAGTGGATGCTGGCCCCCACCGACCTCGCCGGGCAGAACCCCAGGCCCGACCTCGCCCCCGACGTGGTGAACAACTCCTGGGGCAGCCCGGGATATTCGGAGTGGTACGCCGACGTCCTGTCGTCCTGGGTGCAGGCGGGCATCTTCCCGGCCTTCGGCATCGGCAACGACGGACCGGACTGCGGGACGGCGGGCTACCCCGGCGGGCTCATCCAGGCCTACAGCTCGGCGGCCTTCGACGTGAACGACGTGATCGCGCCGTTCTCCAGCCGGGGTGACGGCGCCTCCTACATCAAGCCGGACATCGCCGCCCCCGGGGTGAACGTGCGTTCCTCGGTACCCGGTGGCTACGCGAGCCACAGCGGAACCTCCATGGCCTCCCCGCACACGGCGGCGACGGTGGCCCTGATCTGGGCGGCGGTGCCGTCGTTGCGCGGCAACGTCGACGCGACCCGGGAAATCCTGGACTTCAGCGCCGTACCGAAGCCCGACACCTCCTGCGCCTCCGCCGGGACGGTGAACGAGGTCTGGGGGCACGGCAAGCTGGACGCCTACGCCGCCGTGGCGCGGGCCAGGTCGGGCGTCATCGCGCCGGGAACCGAACTCCCGGTGGTGATGGGCTACAACAGGACCCTGCCCGGCACCGACGGTCACTGGGGCTTCTACTCGGTCGACGACGATCCGGCCACCTACTGGGAGGTCCCGGCGTCCGTGAACTCGGTGTCGATCAACTACGCCTTCGACGGCGGCCGCCGCACGACGGACAAGGTGGTCGTGCAGCTCCCGGCCGGCGAGCCGGCCCGGACGCTGACGATGTCGGTCCAGGCGGCCTACCTGGGCACGGTGGACAACAACGTCACGGTGAGTCCGGCGCAGACCTACAGCTTCAACCCGGCCACCGGCAACAAGGTCACGATCACCTTCCCGCCGGTCCACGGGTGCTGCCTGTCGCTGAGCTTCCCGAACGGTCCCTGGACGCCGACCATCAAGATCGCTGAGGTGCAGGCGTTCTCCGCGGCCGGAAAGAACGCGGCCCTCGGCCGGCCGGTCCAGGGGACCGCACAGCCGGGGTACGGCACGGCGAACACGGTGGACGGCAACACCGCCACCTACTGGGAGAGCGCGAACAACGCCTTCCCGCAGTCCCTGACCGTGGATCTCGGCGCGATCTGCCAGATCTACCAGGTGGAGATGGCACTGCCGCCGTCGTGGGGTGCCCGCACCCAGATGCTGTCCATCGAGGGCAGCACGGACGGCGTCACCTACCGGCCGATCGTCGGATCACGGGCGTACGCCTTCACCCCTGCCTCGGGCAACGCCGTGGCGGCGAGCTTCAACATGGCCGCCGTACGGTACGTCCGGCTGGTGTTCACCGCCAACACCGCCTGGCCTGCGGGCCAGCTCTCGGAGCTACGGGTTCTCGCCTCCTGATCCCGTGATCCCGCCGGGCGCCCTCCACGACGTGAAGGGCGCCCGGACGCGTGAACCGCGCGGGTTTTCGTGGAGACTCCGATGTACCCCGGCTTTCGGTGGCAAAGGGTGCCGACCTGGTGCTCACCGCCCGAACGGGTTCGTCCAAGACGTGGTGCTGCGTACCCGTCCGCAGGAACCGATCGAGGTCACCCTTATCGCGATCTTGGTGAAGATCGGGTATTGGCCGCTCTCCAGTAGCTGATGGACGTGCGGGGAGCTCCGCGCCATCCATTCCGTCTCGGTGAGCCCGCTGCGGCGGATCTCCTCGGCCCAGGTGACCTCGTCGCGGGCGGTGCCCTCGATGTAGCCGTTCAGAATGGCCATCAGGCTGAGGTTCTCGTCGATGGAGACATGGGCGTCGGCCGGATCGGCGCAGGCCACGTCGCTAACCTCCGGGTAACCACGCACTTCGAAGTGCGTTCTTGTAGCAGGAACCGCGTCCGGTGAAGAGCGTGGCGCATGAATACGCAGCATGAACGCATCAGCATCCTCGGTCTGGGAGCCATGGGGCGCGCGCTCGCGAGCGCGCTCCTCGAAGCCGGTCGCGAGGTGACGGTCTGGAACCGTACCCCCGGGAAAGCGGGTGAACTCGTTGCCCGCGGTGCGCGGGATGCCTTGAGCGTGGAAGAGGCGATCGAGGCGGGCGATCTGACGGTCGCGTGCCTGCTGGACGATGCCAGCGTCCGTGACACGCTCGCCCCGGTCGCGCGGCAGCTGACGGATGAGACGATAGTCAACCTGACCAGCGGCTCCGTACGGCAAGCGCGCGAGCTCGCCGGATGGCTGAAGGAGTCCGGGGCGCGTTTTCTCGCCGGCGGGATCATGGCTGTGCCTCCGACGGTGGGGACCGAGGGGGCCTTCATCCTCTACAGCGGTGCGCGTGACGTGTTCGACCGTATCGCCCCTGTGCTCGGCCCCATCGGTCTTCCTCATTGGGCGGGCGAGGACCCAGGGTTCGCGGCGCTGTATGACATGGCCGCGCTGAGCGGCATGTACGGCATGGGCGCCGGAGCGGACCATGCGGTGGCATTGGTCCACGCGGAAGGCGGGAACGTGGAGACGTTCAAGCGCGAGGTGCTACGCCCGTGGATGGAGCAGATGCTCGCCATCACGGTCGACGGCGCCGACGTGAGCGAATCCGTCCCGGACGAGTACAACCCTGCGATGCAGGCGACCGGCCTGGAGAACATCCTCTCCGCCTCCGGGGAGGCGGGTGTGCCCGCGGATCTCGCCGGACACCTGCGCGCCTCACTGTGGCGGATGCGGCGCGCCGTCGCCGCCGGCTGAACCCGCACCGGGCATCCACGAGTAGGGCGGGGCGTCCCGGCTATCATGAGGCGGATGCGCAACCCGCCCTACATCTGTGCCCTCGACGCCGCGATGGACGTCGTCGAAGGCAAGTGGAAAGCGCTGATCCTCTGGGCGCTGGATGAGCGGCTCCATCGGTTCGGCGAGTTGCGCCGCAGCCTCCCTGGCATCAGCGAGAAGGTGCTCGCCCAGCAGCTACGCGAGCTCGAGGCGGACGGGATCGTCCGGCGGACCGTGTTGGAGGAGACACCGCCCCGGGTCGAGTACGAGCTGACCGACGAAGGCGTTGCGCTCTACGCGGCGCTCGGCACTCTGGGGGAGTGGGGGGAGCGCCGCATGCGCAAGCTCGATATCGTCCCCACCCACGGCAACGAGTAGGCCGGGGCCTAAGAGGTCGGCTACAAGACCGCGGCCCGGGCTGCGGAGATCCTGGCGCTGAACGTCGCGGAACTCGGCCTGGAGCACCGGCGCGCCCCCGTCCGGTCCAAGGGCGGCGCCGTCGAATGGGTGTACTGGGACACCGGCACCGCCCACCTACTGCCCCACGCTGTCCCGCCTGCTCCGGCTCCCCCACGGCGAGGCCCGCTGTTCCCGTCCGAAGCCGCGACCTGGGCGGCGGTGAGGCTGCTGACCCCATGAGCGCGGCGAGGCCGAAGTGTTCACGCCTTCGGTGCCGCCGTTGTGGTACGGCGGGGTCAGGGCCGCGCGGACGGCATCGCGGTCCTGGTCAAGGTTGGTGGCGTTCCAGCGCGCCGGGGAGCTGTTCGCGGAAGGTCTGGTGGCAGCCGTATGCCGGGCAGACCAGGCGGCGAATCCGCGCCACCACCAGAACACGGAGGGCGTCGATGGGGACATCGGCCACGCTCCGCTCGTGATAGCCGTGCACGCGCGCCGTCTCGGCCCCGCAACCTGGGCAGGCGACCAACCTGAGAGCGTTGGTGGACAAGACCGTCGACCATGCGGCGGCATAGCCGCCGCTCGACGTCACCGGCCGGTCGGCACTCAACGGCTCCGTGCCGCGCGCGGGGCTGCGGGGACCGGTTCCCAGGGAGTTCTCAGGCGAAGTTTGTAGCATTTTCAACTGAAATTTATGAGTATGGGAAAATGGAGCGCGTGCCGCAGGAGGCCGATGCGGTCGAGGCTCGGGGAGTCGCGACCGGGCCTGCCCGGCGGTTCGTCGCCGGGGGCGGCGCGCTTGTCGCGGTGGCGCTGCTCGCGTACTGGCTGGGGGGCGGCGGCGGGAACGGCGAGGAGGCCGCGCCCAGGCCGAGCGCGACGCCGACGCCGAGTGCGACGCTCACGGTGCCCGACGTCTTCAAGAGGGTCGGGCCGTCGGTGGTGGTCATCCAGGCGGGGAAATCGCTCGGGACCGGGGTGATCGCGGCCGAGGACGGGACGATCCTGACGGCGCACCACGTCGTCGAAGACACCTCGAACAAAGGCGCCGAGGACGTCACCGTGACGTTCGCCGACGGCACCAGGACGAAGGCCGTCGTCGCGTCGTCGAATCCCAAGCTCGACGTCGCGACCCTCACGCCCGCGAAGCTGCCGGAGATCGTCGTCCCGGCGACGCTCGGCGGCGCCGCGACCGTGGGCGCGCCCGTCGTGGCGATCGGCAATCCGCTGGGCCTGACCTACAGCGTCTCCACCGGCGTCGTGTCGGGCCTGAACCGGACCGCCAAGGACGGCGACCTGAACGGGCTCATCCAGTTCGACGCCTCCGCGAACCCGGGCAGCTCCGGCGGTCCCCTCCTGGACGCTCGCGGCCTGGTCATCGGGATCGTCGTCTCGATCGCCGACCCGGGAGGCGACGAGGCGTTCGCCGGCATCGCGTTCGCGGTGCCGATCGGCGCGGCCCTGGGCGGTGGCGAAGGCGACGGGCCGCCGGGCGACGGGCCCCAGATCTGACCGAAGCGTCACGAGAAGGAACACCATATGACCTCGACCAAGTCCTCCGAGTCGGCCCATCCGCTCGAACATGTGCTGTTCGAGGTCAAACGCACGATCGTCGGGCAGGACGTCCTGCTGGAGCGCATGGCCGTCGCGTTGATCGCCGACGGCCACCTGCTCGTCGAGGGCGTGCCGGGCCTGGCCAAGACGCTCGCGGTGAGGTCGCTGGCCGCCACGATCGCCGGGAGTTTCCAGCGCGTCCAGTTCACCCCCGACCTGGTGCCGGCCGACCTCGTGGGCACGCGGGTCTACCACCAGCACTCCGGGGAGTTCAGAACCGAGCTTGGCCCGGTGTTCGCGAACCTGCTGCTGGCCGACGAGATCAACCGCGCCCCCGCCAAGGTGCAGAGCGCCCTGCTGGAGGTGATGCAGGAACATCAGGTGACGATCGGCCGTGAGACGTTCCGGGTGCCCGAGCCGTTCCTGGTCATGGCGACGGAGAACCCGATCGAGTCGGAGGGTACCTACCCGCTGCCCGAGGCGCAGGTCGACCGTTTCATGATGAAGGTGGTCGTCGACTATCCGACGCAGGCCGAAGAGCAGGCGATCGTCGGACGAGCGCTGCGTCCGCCCGAGCCGCCGCGGCCGATGGTGACGGCCGAGGACCTGA
This region of Streptosporangium sp. NBC_01495 genomic DNA includes:
- a CDS encoding nuclear transport factor 2 family protein is translated as MTDDVVRRVFRMVDSFDPDEFVRLLAEDATLVFGNAEPMTGREAIAAGLRAFFSTIGGLRHRIVRNWQVDADIIAETEVTYRRLDGEDATVVAVSIWRTRDDGLITDYRIFVDLAPVYRV
- a CDS encoding S8 family serine peptidase, giving the protein MRLLRALVTATVATAVVFSSNAAHAGGPANPPTAAEPTPPPKIPAAVRNSVADGRVATFWVRLAKRADLGTVAGKQTRAGRATEVIRIRKEAADSSQKQVIAILRAAHADFTSFWISNTVRVTGDGALLERLAALPEVAKIEADVPVVIPEPIVAPRAQATVDGVEWNVDKIGADQVWSEFSDRGQGIVVANIDTGVQWDHPALLGQYRGNSGGSVNHNYAWFNPAGGCPTAAPCDTNGHGTHTMGTMAGDDGGTNKIGVAPGVKWIAAKGCEGETCSAATLLAAGQWMLAPTDLAGQNPRPDLAPDVVNNSWGSPGYSEWYADVLSSWVQAGIFPAFGIGNDGPDCGTAGYPGGLIQAYSSAAFDVNDVIAPFSSRGDGASYIKPDIAAPGVNVRSSVPGGYASHSGTSMASPHTAATVALIWAAVPSLRGNVDATREILDFSAVPKPDTSCASAGTVNEVWGHGKLDAYAAVARARSGVIAPGTELPVVMGYNRTLPGTDGHWGFYSVDDDPATYWEVPASVNSVSINYAFDGGRRTTDKVVVQLPAGEPARTLTMSVQAAYLGTVDNNVTVSPAQTYSFNPATGNKVTITFPPVHGCCLSLSFPNGPWTPTIKIAEVQAFSAAGKNAALGRPVQGTAQPGYGTANTVDGNTATYWESANNAFPQSLTVDLGAICQIYQVEMALPPSWGARTQMLSIEGSTDGVTYRPIVGSRAYAFTPASGNAVAASFNMAAVRYVRLVFTANTAWPAGQLSELRVLAS
- a CDS encoding NAD(P)-dependent oxidoreductase translates to MNTQHERISILGLGAMGRALASALLEAGREVTVWNRTPGKAGELVARGARDALSVEEAIEAGDLTVACLLDDASVRDTLAPVARQLTDETIVNLTSGSVRQARELAGWLKESGARFLAGGIMAVPPTVGTEGAFILYSGARDVFDRIAPVLGPIGLPHWAGEDPGFAALYDMAALSGMYGMGAGADHAVALVHAEGGNVETFKREVLRPWMEQMLAITVDGADVSESVPDEYNPAMQATGLENILSASGEAGVPADLAGHLRASLWRMRRAVAAG
- a CDS encoding winged helix-turn-helix transcriptional regulator, yielding MRNPPYICALDAAMDVVEGKWKALILWALDERLHRFGELRRSLPGISEKVLAQQLRELEADGIVRRTVLEETPPRVEYELTDEGVALYAALGTLGEWGERRMRKLDIVPTHGNE
- a CDS encoding S1C family serine protease — encoded protein: MERVPQEADAVEARGVATGPARRFVAGGGALVAVALLAYWLGGGGGNGEEAAPRPSATPTPSATLTVPDVFKRVGPSVVVIQAGKSLGTGVIAAEDGTILTAHHVVEDTSNKGAEDVTVTFADGTRTKAVVASSNPKLDVATLTPAKLPEIVVPATLGGAATVGAPVVAIGNPLGLTYSVSTGVVSGLNRTAKDGDLNGLIQFDASANPGSSGGPLLDARGLVIGIVVSIADPGGDEAFAGIAFAVPIGAALGGGEGDGPPGDGPQI
- a CDS encoding AAA family ATPase produces the protein MTSTKSSESAHPLEHVLFEVKRTIVGQDVLLERMAVALIADGHLLVEGVPGLAKTLAVRSLAATIAGSFQRVQFTPDLVPADLVGTRVYHQHSGEFRTELGPVFANLLLADEINRAPAKVQSALLEVMQEHQVTIGRETFRVPEPFLVMATENPIESEGTYPLPEAQVDRFMMKVVVDYPTQAEEQAIVGRALRPPEPPRPMVTAEDLIAMRARAQQVYVDPAIVDYAVRLVSVTRSPATAGLGELERYVTYGASPRASIALVTGARALAFLRGRNYVLPHDLSELALDVLRHRLVLSYEALADDVDADTIITRVLGAVRAPDVVLQNR